The window tgtcagccataaaggagcccatggaaattttttgcGATAataaaggagcggttgccttgaccaaggaaccaagggatcatggaagatccaaacATAACGACatgaaatatcacttcatcagacatcgggtagaagaaggactccttatcatcaagagggtatcgtcagaagagaatcctGCACATCCCCTcgcaaagggtctgagtaggattaagcacattcagcatgcgaggagcattggtctgaaggacaatattagttttagtgattagatagatattttaGAACTTGTaacagataaatgtaattgacatttggtgATTATATAATGGAGATttatatataagtattgtttactatcttttttcaattgtttattttgtgtttcaactttgcatgttttacttccagaataattggattattcaaattatccacactCGATCATACTTTAGGAGTAAGTAGtaaattaagattgtcatgatttggattgtagattgtctaagtgtttataCATAGCAatagtttgctacaacgttcatgggCACTCCTGAaatggagatttgagtattggattaaacccacgctcatttgaattacttcatggaatttatcacaagtaattttgagatgataatatcgtatagtctttaaaccgagatatatgagttgttgtttatgagttggttgtgcattgataatgcgtaaacgaatcagtaacttgatgctataaaacacattgttgtgtatgttttgatgagtaaatagtacaagcatataagtcaaagtttatctgttccttttatctcaaggggtaaaagcgatatcttggaccccacgatgattttgtgttgacatatgtgtcgggcccggtcatgactaaattaatgtgttcaattaagttccttGTCATACAAATCAAAATTTAGataacaaactgttggacattgagaatgattCTGTTCCATGTCTTTTTCCACATGATATATTGCAAAACgggggattatatgatcccttatctaaaggacacgattgattgggtcagagttcgacaacggcttttgagagctacgattgctaatcagattctgaagtcgtacttgcaattatagttattagacttatccaagttggagactattggattagttgtctaagcccataactataattggtatgaacttgatttgatagtagcatggtccttttaggttgccttcactttAGCAACTTGACACGATGACTTGTGGAGATAGAGGttgataaataatttattaatatattatgagaataatatattaattagaaatcatactatttaattagtatttgatcagaaattaatttggaattaattttgggatcaaaggaactgattaaaagaacggggactgttttgcaaatcattgatagttacaAAACTGGGTTGTTGGACTCCTTTTGGATGGAGTGGATGAAatctatagggaggccctatagaattcgtccaaggcctctacaAGGGGAAGTCCATggactgcttagggcctaagcaagagattagggtttccacctgaaaaacCCTAACAGCCTcagctatttaaggaccccttcaACAAGGATTTTCGGCCACTGCTTCCTTAAAGAAACCCTAGCCAAAATTCTTAGTGTCTCCTTCTCTCTCATTCTCATCCTCTTTCTATaagtgtttgtgatccattagaggtgcaacatttggggcactaaagttttcaaaggtcaagatcaagcaaggaatacttgttattactatatatcAATCCTTTTCATATGTGAATTTCAAAttgtatatgctagatctagggttattgctttggaatttcttttgcatgttcaattagtgaaaaccttagatccaaagcaattagggttgcatgaacacataggatgttgttatgctcaaaacccatcatataacACATACAACATAAGTCACAGAGActacaagcacataacatatcctagtgtcctatagtatagtgagcaaactcacaTCGGGGACTTAATTCACTAATCCCAATTCCTAGggtaaaaatactattttacccttcccttCAATTGGTCCACTTAACTAAGGCCTAAAATCAATGGCACATAAAGCCCAATAATGGCCTAAATCCAAAAGACCCCTAAGGTCTAATATGGGCCTAATTCCATAAAGATCCAAAGCCTAACAATGGCCCATCACAACAATACTTATGGCCCAAAATAagcccaaaaccctaaaataaaaaaatgtggcCCAAAATCAAGAAAGTCCCAAAAGAGTACGCCATGCATACCAGACTTGAACGCCCAACGTACGACCCTTTGATGAACAAGCTACAGCTTGTCGAAGCAGGAAAATGGGGACTTCATgcattacgctgagcgtactcctatatacgcccaacgtactcaccaggTGACCAAAACctcacattaagcacttaatgcttaagaccAAACGTCCAAACTCAGATCCAACTTCATTTTAAGGTATTAACacgtaaatttggcaactttactcctttgtatgacttaatgggacccaaaaccCATTTTTATCCAACTAAGTCGATAACATAAACACCAATTCTTACATGGTTCATCCAAactcatcaagatgacatttttatgcactAACAACTTCAGAAATGATAAGATCCAACATTCCAAGCTCTTAGAGTAGCCcatactcacaaggatgactcAAGGGACCATAATATGCCCAAAACAGGCCCTAGACTAGATCGAACATAAAGGGTTACCAAGATAGGAACATTATACCTTCAAATTCTAGCAAAATGAATGAAGACTCTGGATCTAAGAGCTCCACCCCAACCAATGCTTGAACaccaagctccttcttcttcaaagtgAGAAAAAACACCAAAAGTTAACCaccaaagctcaagaacactcaagaacaagctagggttttgtatttaggGTTAAGGTTGATGGAGCCTGAAGATAATAAGGTTTGAACATAAGTTAAGGCCGATAAAtaaggtccaagaccctaaattagggtttgcactaGACtgaagtacgccatgcgtactcctggtacgccatgcgtactcctGGTACGCCTAACATACTCCGTGTTGCATGCGCGATCACCCAATCTTGTATGCCCGACGTACTCCCTGTACGCCCGACATACTCCctatacgcccaacatactataCTTAGCCTTAAAACCTCAAAACTTCctaaggccataacttcttcgtactGAGTccgatttcgacgatccttatatccacaaaaaggtaatGAAGCTCTACAATCCTATCAACTTTCCTTTGCCTTAAAACTCAGTAACCATTTGTTACCAATTCATCAAATTCATAATACAGTTGTTTAAACAGCATAACCCCATAAGTCATTAACTAAATCTCACATATATGGAAACTCTAGTAAACCAAGGTTTACAACCCTTACTGACCAGATCAAGAGTTTCACTGAGTTTGTAATAGCACCATATCACAACTCCTCTAACATACTTAGGGTCTAACAACCCCATATAATATGCTACATAAATATGATTACGTAATATTGAAATAAAAGGATACCTTTAACCCACTTGGTGTGTTGTATCCTCATAAAATGGCCTCAAAATCTTCGTCTATAAACTGTAGCCACCCCTTACTGAATTTGGTTCCAATATCCAAAAAAACATCGAAGAAATGCTTCATTCTATTTATATTAGGCTGAAACATGCGACAATGTGCCACATCTAAGTGTTTCATCTGGAGTTTGCCACATGTCCATACGTGTCCACTTGTTCAATTCAAAACTCAATAGAATCACGGGTCTTGGATTTTGGTGCATCATTTCATGCTAGTCATTCCAAAGATGTAATGTAGAACTTTAGGCATTAAAAAGGAAAGtggaacatcccaaaaatcaaggcaaaagttttcatttttaaaaccattccAAATTCATAAGTTAcacaaaacatagtttccaaaATAACCAAAATCatgaatcagagtatcccaaaatcagaagttatataaaaatacaggatgatgtgcacaatcaagccttcgccttgcccatgtcctctgaagtacctgaaaccgtaAGATCAAACTATAagccaaggcttagtgagttcccccaaagtaccccaGACAACCAAACAGATACACATATTGCATGATGGGTCCATAGTCTCCCGACTAGATTACCCTGGCCTATAGTCTCCCGAATGGATTGCCACTCTAGGCTATAGTGTCCCGAATGGATTGCCACTCTGGGCCACAGTCTCCCGACTAGATTGCCACTCTGGCAAACAGTATCCCGACTGGATTGTCACTCTGGGCCATAGTCTCTCGAATGGATTGCTACTGACccacactatgtcgacatatgcacaaataaacatataaccagcGTATATaggtaatcatatagatctaccagtctaacatgtaacctatatatatatatatatatatatatatatataggtaatcatacagatctaccagtaTAACATGTAACCAACATAACATCATCCCATATATGaagatacataacctagtgggccgacatcggtgcctttgacccacaagtacagtgaggaaggcTCACCTCACAGTTTAAAATATAATTGAACTGATCACTGCTTCGAATAATGTCTCTACAGGTCACTTATGCAGTAAACAGAGACCCAATCTCAATTTACTATTCAAATTAACCAAAATGACCTAAAGTCaattttggtcaaagtcaatggtcaaaggtcAAAAATCAAAAGTCAAAGACCCACATCAGGctgggtacgccctgcgtactccatcTCTATGCATGGCATAGAGATTCTTCCTCGGATTACGAGACTCAAACCCAATACGCGCTGCCTACCCTTAGGTACACCTTACGTACTCAAGTCTATTTTACACTtttcattaagcacttattcccTTAAGACCTTTCAACCAGAACTCATATCTAATCCTAAATAACATCttaaatcataaagtttccatctttatgactttgcatggctaaaaGGTGCTTaaaaccaaaaccctaacttattacaCAACCCCAAGCTTCATATCTCTTGCATGGGTGAAGGGAAAgaatcaagatgacatttttatgatttCATGCACACAAGGACGTCTGAAAATGCTACTCATGGGGTCTAGAGTAGCTCATTCTCAACTAGACTAAGAATATGGGACAAAAGGACATAAAACTAAGAACTAAcaagatctaacaaatcattcaccaagttcaaaactttatacctcctggaGGTTGTTAAGGAGATGTAAGGACCAGATCCACAAAGCTTGAAACTTCCCCAAGTGCACTCCATTGATCTTCTTCCTTCAAAGATGAACACAAAACACTCAAATAACTCAAAAGCCCTTAAatgaatattagggttttgagatggTGGCTTAAAGGGAGTGGAGGCAGATCGGAGAAGGCCTCAAGGGGGTTAGAGCCTTTAAATAAAgctcaaaaccccgaaattagggtttaagatcTGCTCATGTACGCCCTGCCTACACTTACTTACGACCTGCGTAAGTAACTAAAACCCCCAACGATCAAGGTTCTCTTCTTCACTTCCCTCTTATGATCACCAAATGTAACATGATGACCTTCATTATCAAGCTGCCTAACCAATATCAACATCTTCTTCATCTATGGAATGAACTTGACATTCTTCAAAGTCCAATTCATATCTAGAGTTGTCTTGAGAACCAAATCTCCAATACCCATGATATTCAGACACTTGTTATCTTCAGACACTTGTTATCTTCCAGTCTGACGTTTCTGTAACGCTCGGTCCCTTTCAGGTAAATTATTTTTCCTAATTAAAACGAAGTTGGTCGTTACGCGGGGTGCAACATGGCCTCTACGCAGTGTGTAGAGGGTTTCCTAAACGATGTACACTATATacaatgaaggttttctaaaagaTGAAGCACATGTCATTTCTAAGGGTCAGAAAAGAGTTGGAAGAATCAAACTCATGACATCACTTGTCGTTTTCTTCAAGAGTAAAAGAAAACCTTAGTTTTTAGAGAGGAAAAGAATGGAAGCAAATaagcaatgtttttttttttttttttttttacctttgttGCCTATTAGTCGTTCTTAAATGAGATGGAGGTGACTTAGTTTTCGGTGGAGCAAACCAAGCCACCTAATAGATGTTAAGGGGTGTTAGTACTTGGAGAAAATGACTATATCATCACTTTTAatgataatttatattttttcgtaaataaattttaatttgaaACTTGTTCGTAAATTaagataaaataataattataagaattCAATTAAAATAgatcaatatttttattttatcattattGCGGTTAACAAAACATAAGATGACACTCAAAGATCGAACCCTAACGGACTCGAAGGAATGAAAGCTCTCCGTGTTctgtttacaaacaccaagaaaCACTCTCCCGCCAAGAAATGTTCCTTTACTCCGCTCTTCACCGACGAAACCCAGTTCATCTCTCTAATCCATGCTTCCAAGACCATCAAACACCTCCAACAAATCCACGCCCAAATCATTCTCCACCAACAGTTCTCAAACACCCGAATCGTTACCCAGCTAATTTCTTCCTcttcttttaaaaaaaacttcCTCAATTACGCCCTTTCAATCTTCCGCCACTCAAAAAACCCTAACTTGTTTCTTTTCAACTCATTAATCCGCGCACTTACTGATAACTCTTACTATATGAGCTCAATCTCTTACTTTCTTGTCATGTTAAGGTCCAATATTCGGCCCAACAGCTTAACTTTCCCATTTGTTTTGAAATCAACCTCCGCGTTACAAGAGGGTTGGCTTGGTATGGAGATTCATACTGAGATTTTAAAGTTAGGTTTATTGTATGATCGGTTTGTTTTACTTCATTTGGTGGATATGTATGCCAAAGTTGGTTTATTGGATTGTGCATCACAACTGTTCGATGAAAGTTCTCAATGGGGGGACGATGCAAGAAGTACATTGATATGGAATGTATTGATCAATGGGTTTTGTAAAGCAGGAAATTGGGGTAAGGCTCTGGAACTGTTTGAGGAAATGCCAGAAAAATATGGTTCGACTTGGAGTAGTTTGATAGACGGATTAATGAAAGCTGGAGAGATCAACAGAGCAATGGAGCTTTGGCATTCCATGGAGGAAAAAGATGTGGTTTCTTGGACTACAATGATAGATGGGTTTTCACAAAATGAGCAACACGAAAAGGCAATATCAATGTTTTTTGAAATGTTAGAGGAAGGTGGGAAACCTAATGATCACACCATTGTTTGTGTACTTTTAGCTTGTGCAAAAGCAGGAGCTCTTGACACAGGAGTGAGAATACATGACTACATTTTGAGCAATGGGTTCACTATAAAGAGAGGAATCACAACTGCTTTAGTAGACATGTATTCAAAATGTGGATCTATTGAGAATGCAAGCCATGTGTTCGATAAAACAGAAGATAAAGATCTTCATACTTGGACTGTTATGATATGGGGTTGTGCCATTAATGGATATCTTCACAAGGCTCTTGAGTTTTTCAACAAAATGAAGTCAACAGGTTCAAGATTTCACTTCCATTTACAATTTTTTCTTTGTATTAAGAGCAAATTGTATTCTAAATTCTAATAACCATTTTTTTATTATCCAGGAATAAAGCCAGATGGGGTTGTTTTTCTTGCTATCCTAACAGCATGTTCCCATGTTGGAAATGTAGAAAAGGGTCttgatttttttaacaaaatgaaaaaaGACTATTCAATTCCCCCCACAATGAAACATTATGCAGTAATGGTTGATCTTTATGGAAGATCAGGTCGTTTAGATGAAGCTTTAAGATTGATCAAAAACATGGAAATAGCTCCTGATTTTGTCATATGGGGTGCACTTTTTAGTGCTTGtagaactcacaagaacataaaaATGGCAGAATATGCATCCGAGAAGCTTCTAGAACTCGAGCCTAAACATCCCGGAAGCTATGTGTTTCTTTCAAACGTGTATGCAGGAGTGGACAGGTGGCAAGATGTGGAAAAAGTGAGATCCAAAATGAAAAACAAAGGCGTGGTTAAAGATCCAGGGTGGAGTTATATTGAAATAAAGGGAAAAGTTACTAGTTTTGTAGCGGGTGATTGTGGTCATGATCTTTCAGATGAAATTCATTTGAAATTAAATGAGATTGTGAAAAGTGCAAGAGAACATGGGTACATGCCTGAAACTGAATGGGTGCTTCATAACATcgaagaagaagaaaaggaagaTGCTTTAGGGAGTCATAGTGAGAAATTGGCATTAGCATTTGCTCTTATTTGTAGTGGTGATAATGAGGTTATTAGGATTGTGAAAAACTTGAAGATTTGTGGGGATTGTCATTCTTTGATGAAGTATGCGAGTAAAATGACGGGGAGGGGTATTGTGGTGCGTGATATTAAACGGTTTCATCATTTTAAGGATGGGAGTTGTTCATGTCAAGATTATTGGTAATAATGTTAGTATCAAGCTCATACTATTTTTGTGGTTGTGT of the Lactuca sativa cultivar Salinas chromosome 6, Lsat_Salinas_v11, whole genome shotgun sequence genome contains:
- the LOC111895938 gene encoding pentatricopeptide repeat-containing protein At1g04840 is translated as MKALRVLFTNTKKHSPAKKCSFTPLFTDETQFISLIHASKTIKHLQQIHAQIILHQQFSNTRIVTQLISSSSFKKNFLNYALSIFRHSKNPNLFLFNSLIRALTDNSYYMSSISYFLVMLRSNIRPNSLTFPFVLKSTSALQEGWLGMEIHTEILKLGLLYDRFVLLHLVDMYAKVGLLDCASQLFDESSQWGDDARSTLIWNVLINGFCKAGNWGKALELFEEMPEKYGSTWSSLIDGLMKAGEINRAMELWHSMEEKDVVSWTTMIDGFSQNEQHEKAISMFFEMLEEGGKPNDHTIVCVLLACAKAGALDTGVRIHDYILSNGFTIKRGITTALVDMYSKCGSIENASHVFDKTEDKDLHTWTVMIWGCAINGYLHKALEFFNKMKSTGIKPDGVVFLAILTACSHVGNVEKGLDFFNKMKKDYSIPPTMKHYAVMVDLYGRSGRLDEALRLIKNMEIAPDFVIWGALFSACRTHKNIKMAEYASEKLLELEPKHPGSYVFLSNVYAGVDRWQDVEKVRSKMKNKGVVKDPGWSYIEIKGKVTSFVAGDCGHDLSDEIHLKLNEIVKSAREHGYMPETEWVLHNIEEEEKEDALGSHSEKLALAFALICSGDNEVIRIVKNLKICGDCHSLMKYASKMTGRGIVVRDIKRFHHFKDGSCSCQDYW